One genomic region from Uloborus diversus isolate 005 chromosome 2, Udiv.v.3.1, whole genome shotgun sequence encodes:
- the LOC129216341 gene encoding uncharacterized protein LOC129216341 produces the protein MLWNRRTDTLSCDVDLGVEMIEPFTRRKLLSVAQRVFDPIGFCCPVTLYRKLLLQESWKSKLGWDDELSTDVTEKFKKWFKDLHLLKVVEIPRYMSIDNCVSISLHTFCDASKLSFVTVTFLRSESKDQVSVQLVLAKSRIAPLKTMSIPRLELMACTIGVRLTDTVKRALSIQDIEEYYWTDSTSVLYWITHEDTWTVFVKNRVKEIRKLSDQTKWRHVPGSENPSYLPSRGCSVHKLIESRWWEGPHWLKLPKEE, from the coding sequence ATGCTGTGGAATCGTAGAACTGACACTTTATCTTGTGATGTTGATTTAGGAGTTGAAATGATAGAGCCATTTACTCGAAGAAAGTTACTTTCCGTTGCACAAAGAGTATTTGATCCGATCGGGTTTTGCTGTCCTGTAACATTGTATCGAAAATTACTTCTTCAAGAAAGCTGGAAGTCAAAACTCGGATGGGATGACGAACTATCAACAGATGTAACTGAAAAGTTTAAGAAGTGGTTTAAGGACCTTCATCTTTTGAAGGTGGTTGAAATTCCAAGATATATGTCAATCGACAACTGTGTATCAATCAGTCTTCATACATTCTGTGATGCATCTAAATTGTCTTTCGTAACAGTCACTTTCTTAAGAAGCGAAAGTAAAGATCAAGTGTCAGTGCAATTGGTACTTGCTAAATCAAGAATTGCACCATTGAAAACGATGTCAATCCCTAGGCTGGAATTAATGGCATGCACAATAGGCGTACGTCTCACTGATACAGTAAAAAGGGCTTTAAGTATCCAAGACATTGAAGAATATTATTGGACGGACTCGACTTCAGTGTTGTATTGGATAACTCATGAAGATACATGGACTGTGTTTGTAAAAAATCGAGTTAAGGAGATAAGGAAATTGTCTGACCAAACAAAGTGGCGACATGTGCCAGGTTCAGAGAATCCTTCGTACTTACCTTCAAGAGGTTGCTCAGTGCACAAACTGATAGAATCTCGTTGGTGGGAGGGTCCTCATTGGCTGAAGTTACCGAAAGAAGAATGA